A region of Phosphitispora fastidiosa DNA encodes the following proteins:
- the yqfC gene encoding sporulation protein YqfC encodes MSWRDRKKQIQQQVANVFDIPRDLMMDLPKVVLVGDVQVLIENHRGIMVYTPETVKVSTTIGDLAVTGTDLTLKNILPDEIMVEGRIKSVIFTD; translated from the coding sequence ATGTCCTGGCGTGACCGGAAAAAACAAATTCAACAACAGGTGGCCAATGTGTTTGACATTCCCCGGGACCTGATGATGGACCTGCCCAAGGTAGTCCTGGTGGGAGATGTTCAGGTTCTCATAGAAAATCACCGGGGGATTATGGTCTATACCCCTGAAACGGTAAAGGTCAGTACAACTATTGGGGACCTTGCTGTTACAGGGACAGACCTGACACTGAAAAACATTCTGCCTGACGAGATCATGGTTGAAGGGCGAATTAAATCCGTAATATTTACGGACTAG
- a CDS encoding RNA polymerase sigma factor — protein sequence MEEEISKSCAEKLFKEFSNSVYRLALVLTKSKELADDITQDTFIQVFRKYYTYDSSKPIHPWIYKITLNITRNMLRKQKWLKFFNRLPERGNYNLVENAVWKSEEEKLLWTEINRLGVKSREVIILHFYFGLKLQEVADSMGIPLGTCKSRLNYALNTLRKNLPQNEFSFLKNGGELYETT from the coding sequence TTGGAAGAAGAGATATCTAAAAGTTGTGCGGAAAAGCTTTTCAAGGAGTTTTCAAACTCGGTTTACAGATTAGCTCTAGTGCTTACAAAGTCAAAAGAACTCGCCGATGATATAACTCAAGATACATTCATTCAAGTGTTCCGGAAATATTATACATATGATTCTTCAAAACCGATACACCCCTGGATTTATAAAATTACCCTGAATATAACCCGTAACATGCTGCGTAAACAAAAATGGCTGAAGTTCTTTAACCGCCTTCCCGAAAGAGGAAATTATAATTTAGTGGAAAACGCTGTGTGGAAAAGCGAAGAAGAAAAACTGCTGTGGACAGAGATCAACAGATTAGGGGTTAAGAGCCGTGAAGTAATAATCCTTCACTTCTACTTCGGCCTAAAACTTCAGGAAGTGGCGGATTCTATGGGTATTCCATTGGGGACCTGCAAGTCCAGGCTAAACTATGCCCTTAACACTTTAAGAAAAAACCTTCCACAAAATGAATTCAGTTTTCTTAAGAATGGAGGAGAACTTTATGAAACAACCTGA
- the alr gene encoding alanine racemase: protein MNLEKWMEIDLGRLKDNVQALRSYFDVPIMAVIKQNAYGLGALAVGNFLEQQGIQFFAVTTVAEGAELRQGGIKSPILVFAPLYHDSKQLEQLWEYRLIPAVYSLEAAEILNEHAVKADRPIDVHLKIDSGMGRMGFTAEELLSAAQRLKELNGLVYKGVFTHYSNAFEKEMGYTAVQRENFLNVVAELENRGLAIPLKYSANSLAALKFPATHMDMVSIGSAFLGNSTVNSAVPLKRVYRCRVRVLQVRSLPKGSYVGYSNTYRTQQTTRAAVLPIGYTDGFGVQKKNDAFRFADYLREQYHLIKSFFRPDNMVSFEGKPLKVIGKTSLQLTVVDIGSLPVKPGDVVDVSLNPLFASARMERIYVGVAAAGADVGGVPASEIYAGVREAAVTGTTQKQD from the coding sequence ATGAACTTGGAGAAATGGATGGAGATAGATCTTGGCAGGTTAAAGGATAATGTTCAGGCCCTGCGAAGTTATTTTGATGTACCCATAATGGCGGTAATAAAGCAGAACGCTTATGGATTGGGAGCCTTAGCGGTGGGGAACTTTCTGGAACAACAGGGGATACAATTTTTTGCTGTGACCACTGTTGCCGAGGGCGCTGAGCTGAGACAGGGCGGGATTAAGTCACCGATCCTGGTTTTTGCTCCCCTGTATCATGACTCCAAGCAGCTTGAGCAGCTGTGGGAATACCGCCTGATTCCTGCCGTTTATTCCCTGGAAGCCGCTGAAATCCTCAACGAACATGCCGTGAAAGCGGACAGGCCTATAGATGTCCATTTGAAAATTGATTCCGGTATGGGGAGAATGGGTTTCACTGCGGAAGAATTACTGTCAGCGGCACAGCGGCTTAAGGAACTGAATGGACTGGTGTATAAGGGTGTGTTTACACATTACAGCAATGCCTTTGAAAAGGAAATGGGCTATACAGCCGTACAGAGGGAGAATTTCCTCAATGTGGTGGCAGAACTTGAGAACCGGGGGCTGGCTATCCCCCTGAAATACAGCGCCAATTCCCTGGCAGCCCTGAAATTCCCGGCGACACATATGGATATGGTCAGCATCGGTTCTGCCTTCCTGGGTAACAGTACCGTTAATTCGGCTGTACCACTGAAGCGGGTATACCGCTGCCGGGTCAGGGTACTTCAGGTACGCAGCCTGCCGAAGGGGAGTTATGTCGGATACAGTAACACATACAGGACTCAGCAGACCACCAGAGCTGCCGTCCTGCCTATTGGGTATACGGACGGCTTCGGGGTTCAGAAAAAGAATGATGCCTTCAGGTTTGCTGATTACCTCAGGGAACAGTACCACCTGATAAAATCCTTCTTTCGCCCGGATAACATGGTATCCTTTGAGGGGAAACCCCTTAAGGTTATTGGGAAAACAAGTTTGCAGCTCACAGTTGTGGATATTGGCAGCCTGCCGGTAAAACCAGGTGATGTGGTTGATGTCAGTCTTAATCCGCTGTTTGCTTCGGCCCGCATGGAACGGATATATGTGGGTGTCGCAGCGGCTGGGGCGGATGTCGGGGGTGTGCCTGCAAGCGAGATTTATGCCGGGGTCAGGGAGGCTGCCGTCACCGGGACGACACAGAAGCAGGATTAG
- a CDS encoding lipid II:glycine glycyltransferase FemX, translating to MELVLNGDPAEYTEYIRAHGGNFLQTLEWAKVKADWKNIYFVIRDNGIVKGAGSILIRRLPVIGKNFMYCPRGPVLDYTDKEVLGFFTGKIKEISRRYNAIMLKVDPDIEAAEKNKVDNLFGLGYRRKPLTLNFEGIQPRFVSRLDITSDLEEVMAGFHHKTRYNIRLAERKGVKVRIGSREDLKAFHSIMEVTGMRDNFVVRSLAYFQKMYDELVPPGYMRLYIAEYGDKVLSGAISLAFGDKCWYLYGASSNEQRNLMPNYLMQWDMIKWAKEEGCDIYDFRGISGDMDPSNPLYGLFRFKKGFNGTFTEFAGEFDLVFDPLMYKLWDVGIPLVKKLRSKVIMAKKKLRK from the coding sequence ATGGAGTTAGTACTGAATGGGGATCCTGCAGAATATACTGAGTATATCAGGGCCCATGGGGGCAACTTTCTGCAGACACTGGAGTGGGCCAAAGTAAAGGCTGACTGGAAAAATATTTATTTTGTGATTAGGGATAATGGTATTGTCAAGGGGGCCGGAAGCATCCTGATCAGGAGGCTCCCGGTTATCGGGAAGAATTTTATGTACTGTCCCCGGGGACCGGTACTGGACTATACTGACAAAGAAGTCCTCGGTTTTTTTACAGGCAAGATCAAGGAGATATCCCGCCGGTATAATGCCATTATGTTGAAGGTTGACCCTGATATCGAGGCAGCGGAAAAAAATAAGGTGGATAATCTCTTCGGCCTGGGGTATCGCAGAAAACCCCTGACCCTTAATTTTGAGGGTATCCAGCCCCGGTTTGTTTCCCGCCTGGACATTACGTCTGACCTGGAAGAAGTGATGGCAGGTTTTCACCACAAAACCAGGTATAACATCCGCCTGGCAGAACGCAAGGGGGTTAAGGTACGCATCGGCAGCAGGGAAGACCTGAAGGCATTTCATAGTATCATGGAAGTTACGGGTATGCGGGATAATTTTGTGGTCAGGAGCCTGGCATATTTTCAGAAGATGTACGACGAACTGGTTCCCCCCGGCTACATGAGGCTTTACATTGCCGAGTATGGGGACAAGGTGCTTTCGGGGGCTATTTCCCTTGCGTTCGGTGATAAGTGCTGGTATCTCTATGGCGCCAGCAGCAATGAACAGAGGAATTTGATGCCAAACTACCTGATGCAATGGGATATGATTAAATGGGCCAAGGAAGAAGGGTGCGACATTTATGATTTCCGGGGAATTTCCGGAGATATGGACCCTTCCAATCCACTATACGGGCTTTTCAGGTTTAAAAAAGGATTTAATGGCACCTTTACCGAGTTTGCCGGAGAATTTGACCTTGTGTTTGACCCGCTGATGTACAAACTGTGGGATGTGGGGATTCCGTTAGTTAAGAAGCTGCGTTCCAAAGTGATTATGGCTAAAAAGAAACTGCGGAAGTAG
- a CDS encoding M1 family aminopeptidase yields MSRTIDPWKKKSNLLLLSRLDETISICYRQGLYLKAAQAAEKACQIAGETYGPGHRSAAVYAGNAARMRKAYEENCLHSMKEKEAASPKTTRGKRRFRPAFGVAAVLALALFVTAGFAQGAANGAAEIPPPVYAAVSTADGMNMPYYNIEADFDPASRMVEGTEEVTFMCREAVEEVKFNLYMNRYRDSSLDSSEIRRYAVRNGQDAGNIEIEDVTYNGETVYFEVKGETLSVAPGTGGFLRGEHNLLIKFRVKIPYIADRVGGSEKGIWLGNWLPVLSADNRENRPTEIGDPFVNMSSTYQFRFSVPQDFNLILCNANTIQQEGGRKIYTGVLERVRDLPVFLNRGYREAVTKEGEIEVHYYYYSPDSRPEAVLAAARKALAFFNKNVGKYPWQQLNIVENDMFLNGMEYSTMILISKGTSRGNLPNTVFHEVAHQWFYNIVGSDQYNAPYIDEGLVEFFTAYAQSGRVPGYTGDTGGLNRSLEGFGSWQDYRNVHYRNGRKLFEQLYLLLGKNEFDNFIKEYYDRYKFGFVSATEFRMILDGKLREDQVSQLLD; encoded by the coding sequence GTGAGCAGGACTATTGACCCATGGAAGAAAAAATCAAATCTGCTGTTGCTGTCAAGGCTTGATGAGACAATCAGCATTTGTTACCGCCAGGGGCTCTATCTGAAGGCTGCCCAGGCTGCGGAAAAAGCGTGCCAAATAGCCGGAGAGACTTATGGTCCGGGCCACAGGTCTGCAGCTGTATATGCCGGTAATGCCGCCCGGATGAGGAAGGCTTATGAGGAAAACTGCCTGCATTCGATGAAGGAGAAGGAAGCGGCTTCCCCTAAAACGACAAGGGGTAAACGAAGGTTCAGGCCTGCTTTCGGGGTGGCTGCTGTGCTGGCTTTGGCGCTTTTTGTGACTGCGGGTTTTGCCCAGGGAGCAGCAAATGGTGCTGCTGAAATACCTCCTCCGGTTTATGCAGCAGTTTCAACTGCTGATGGGATGAATATGCCTTATTACAATATTGAAGCTGATTTTGACCCTGCTTCCCGGATGGTGGAGGGAACGGAAGAAGTTACTTTCATGTGCCGGGAAGCTGTGGAGGAAGTCAAATTCAACTTGTATATGAACCGCTACCGGGACAGCAGCCTGGATTCCTCCGAGATCAGGCGTTATGCCGTGCGGAACGGCCAGGATGCAGGTAATATTGAGATTGAGGATGTTACCTATAACGGGGAAACAGTTTATTTTGAAGTTAAGGGTGAGACCCTCAGCGTAGCGCCCGGAACCGGTGGTTTTTTACGCGGGGAACATAACCTGTTGATTAAATTCCGGGTAAAAATTCCCTATATCGCTGATCGCGTAGGCGGCAGTGAAAAGGGAATTTGGCTGGGAAACTGGCTGCCGGTGTTAAGCGCTGATAACCGCGAAAACAGGCCGACTGAGATTGGCGACCCCTTCGTTAATATGTCGTCAACTTATCAATTCCGGTTTTCGGTTCCTCAGGATTTTAACCTTATATTATGTAATGCCAATACTATACAGCAAGAAGGCGGTCGGAAAATATATACCGGTGTTCTGGAAAGGGTTCGCGATTTACCGGTGTTTTTGAATAGGGGATACCGGGAAGCCGTAACCAAAGAGGGAGAGATAGAGGTCCACTATTATTACTATTCACCTGACAGCCGTCCTGAGGCGGTTCTTGCCGCTGCCCGGAAGGCTCTGGCATTTTTTAATAAAAATGTGGGAAAATATCCGTGGCAGCAGCTAAATATTGTGGAAAATGACATGTTCTTAAATGGCATGGAATATTCCACGATGATACTAATCTCAAAAGGGACATCGAGGGGTAACCTGCCAAATACAGTCTTTCACGAGGTGGCCCACCAGTGGTTTTACAATATTGTAGGCAGTGACCAGTATAATGCCCCATATATCGATGAGGGTCTGGTGGAGTTTTTTACCGCTTATGCACAGAGCGGCCGAGTTCCCGGATATACCGGCGATACCGGGGGCCTTAACAGGAGCCTGGAAGGGTTCGGGTCATGGCAGGACTACCGGAATGTGCACTATCGGAATGGGCGGAAATTGTTTGAACAGCTTTATCTGCTGTTGGGAAAAAATGAGTTTGATAATTTCATTAAAGAATATTATGATAGATATAAGTTTGGCTTTGTTTCAGCCACAGAATTCCGGATGATACTGGATGGTAAACTCAGGGAAGACCAGGTGAGCCAGTTACTGGATTAA
- a CDS encoding C40 family peptidase codes for MRQRIASAFAVVTIISAAWLMSSYAQESSAVNSPGPETGRTHIIMAVPVAVKDEPLLFNDHSTDEREEQTETSASVTNIAMNTVVEGQASAEKKEAQTVVAVQPKAEPAPKPVTKPVSKTVTKPVSEPAVKAQPAPDTAKSSPQPAPAPDAGQEEKDPASRSGSGQTKIDKVISIANSLKGTPYVRGGSTPKGFDCSGFTSYVFRLGAGVSLPRTSSGQATVGKAVSKDELQIGDIVYFNTNGKSVSHVGIYVGNNSFIHASYTKGITVTSLSNSYYVPKYLGARRVL; via the coding sequence TTGAGACAGAGGATTGCATCGGCATTTGCCGTGGTAACCATTATATCCGCTGCCTGGCTGATGTCAAGCTATGCCCAGGAGAGTTCTGCTGTTAACAGCCCCGGACCGGAAACCGGGAGAACACATATAATAATGGCTGTCCCTGTTGCCGTTAAAGATGAACCGTTACTTTTCAATGATCACAGCACAGATGAACGGGAGGAACAAACGGAAACCTCCGCTTCGGTTACTAATATTGCCATGAATACAGTGGTGGAAGGACAGGCATCCGCTGAGAAAAAGGAAGCCCAGACCGTAGTAGCCGTTCAGCCCAAAGCGGAGCCTGCACCTAAACCTGTGACCAAGCCGGTATCGAAGACAGTGACCAAGCCGGTATCTGAACCTGCAGTTAAGGCTCAGCCGGCTCCGGATACAGCTAAGAGCAGCCCACAGCCGGCACCGGCCCCTGATGCCGGACAGGAGGAAAAAGATCCTGCATCAAGGAGTGGTTCAGGACAGACTAAAATAGATAAAGTAATCAGTATTGCCAATTCCCTGAAAGGCACCCCATATGTCCGCGGGGGCTCAACACCCAAGGGATTTGACTGTTCAGGGTTTACCAGCTATGTTTTCAGGCTGGGAGCCGGTGTCAGCCTTCCAAGGACCAGTTCCGGCCAGGCCACAGTTGGTAAAGCGGTATCCAAGGATGAACTCCAAATTGGTGATATCGTTTATTTCAACACCAATGGCAAAAGTGTCAGCCATGTGGGCATCTATGTGGGAAATAACAGTTTTATTCATGCTTCTTATACAAAGGGGATAACTGTTACCAGTCTTTCCAACTCCTATTATGTCCCCAAGTATCTGGGTGCGCGCAGGGTACTTTAA
- a CDS encoding GatB/YqeY domain-containing protein, with translation MSLKQTLTEDMKAAMKARESGKKRLSVIRMVISSLKNAEIDKRAELSEDEVIEVLSREVKKRKDAREEYERAGRQDIADGLRDEIDILMNYLPEQMSEAEIRRLVKEVIDEVKPSGPREMGKVMGKLMPVVKGKADGKLVNLIVKEMIG, from the coding sequence ATGTCTCTTAAACAGACGCTGACTGAAGACATGAAAGCCGCCATGAAAGCAAGGGAAAGCGGCAAGAAACGCCTGTCCGTTATCCGTATGGTAATTTCCTCCCTGAAGAATGCTGAGATTGACAAAAGAGCAGAGCTTTCCGAAGACGAGGTAATTGAAGTTCTGTCACGGGAAGTTAAGAAGCGGAAAGATGCCCGGGAAGAGTATGAAAGGGCCGGTCGTCAGGACATTGCTGACGGGCTCAGGGATGAAATTGATATTTTAATGAATTACCTTCCGGAACAGATGTCTGAGGCGGAAATCCGCAGACTGGTTAAGGAAGTGATAGATGAGGTTAAGCCGTCAGGGCCCAGGGAAATGGGTAAGGTTATGGGCAAACTTATGCCGGTGGTAAAAGGAAAGGCTGACGGTAAACTGGTTAACCTGATAGTAAAAGAAATGATTGGGTAG
- the rpsU gene encoding 30S ribosomal protein S21 has protein sequence MAEIKVGKNETLDSALRRFKRSCQKAGVLSEVRRREHYEKPSVKRKKKSEAARKRRFW, from the coding sequence ATGGCGGAAATTAAAGTTGGAAAAAATGAAACATTGGACAGTGCTTTACGGCGTTTTAAGAGGTCCTGCCAAAAAGCCGGAGTTTTATCCGAAGTAAGAAGACGTGAACACTATGAGAAGCCAAGTGTAAAGCGGAAGAAGAAGTCTGAAGCAGCTAGGAAGAGAAGGTTCTGGTAA
- a CDS encoding histidine triad nucleotide-binding protein encodes MQDCIFCKIAKKEIPSQVVYEDERILAFRDISPLAPVHVLIIPKEHLINVLDLNEKNVDLIGHIHLVANKLAREAGIAEKGFRIVTNCNEEGGQIVFHMHYHLIGGEELKNFA; translated from the coding sequence ATGCAGGATTGCATTTTCTGTAAAATTGCAAAAAAGGAAATTCCCAGTCAGGTTGTTTATGAAGATGAAAGAATTCTGGCTTTCAGGGACATAAGTCCTCTGGCCCCGGTACATGTGCTTATCATACCAAAGGAACACCTGATAAATGTTCTTGATCTCAATGAAAAGAATGTTGATTTAATTGGTCATATCCATCTGGTTGCCAACAAGCTGGCCCGGGAAGCGGGAATTGCCGAAAAAGGCTTTCGGATTGTGACAAACTGTAATGAGGAAGGCGGACAGATAGTTTTCCATATGCATTACCACCTCATTGGCGGTGAGGAACTGAAGAACTTTGCATAA
- the mtaB gene encoding tRNA (N(6)-L-threonylcarbamoyladenosine(37)-C(2))-methylthiotransferase MtaB gives MAKKAAFFTLGCKTNQYETEAMASAFRSRGYETVDFDEIADIYIINTCTVTHQGDRKSRQVIRRAVRKNPDAVIGVTGCYAQTSPGEVLDIPGVDLVIGTRDKSRIVELVEEAEKSPEPVNTVSDVMTYREFEDLPILDYENRTRAFVKIQEGCSNFCTYCIIPYARGPLRSRAPENVLAEVRKLISQGFGEIVLTGIHIGAYGAGLAEQTDLADLVVQIALTPGIKRLRLGSVEPLDITPRLIDAVAQIKTVCRHLHIPLQSGDDDILKMMNRKYTTFEFSRLVGAIRGQIPEIAVTTDVITGFPGETDEHFENTYEFIKDVGFSRTHVFKYSPRKGTPAAGFPGQVTAEAKDLRSRRLIALDRENQKKFAARFIGSNLEVLAEEMADRDNDLWEGLTDTYIRVMFKSSDDIRGKLVDVRAVKLKGANLLARMRI, from the coding sequence ATGGCTAAAAAAGCCGCATTCTTTACCCTGGGATGTAAGACAAACCAGTATGAGACAGAAGCCATGGCCAGCGCTTTCCGCAGTCGGGGTTATGAAACAGTGGATTTTGATGAAATTGCAGATATTTATATTATCAATACCTGTACGGTGACTCACCAGGGTGACCGCAAATCAAGACAGGTAATCAGGCGTGCTGTCAGGAAAAATCCGGATGCTGTCATTGGCGTTACGGGGTGCTATGCCCAGACTTCCCCGGGGGAAGTTCTTGATATTCCGGGTGTTGATCTGGTTATCGGTACAAGGGATAAGTCACGGATTGTGGAGCTTGTGGAAGAGGCTGAAAAGTCCCCTGAACCTGTTAATACAGTTAGTGATGTGATGACCTACCGGGAGTTTGAGGACCTGCCCATCCTCGATTATGAGAACAGGACCAGGGCCTTTGTCAAGATTCAGGAGGGATGCAGCAATTTCTGTACTTACTGCATCATTCCTTATGCCAGGGGACCCTTGAGGAGCCGTGCTCCCGAAAATGTACTTGCTGAAGTCAGGAAGCTTATCTCACAGGGTTTTGGAGAAATAGTGTTGACAGGTATCCATATCGGGGCTTATGGGGCCGGGCTAGCAGAACAGACAGATTTGGCCGACCTGGTCGTCCAGATCGCCCTGACTCCGGGAATTAAAAGGCTCAGGCTCGGTTCTGTCGAACCTCTTGACATAACCCCCCGCCTGATAGATGCGGTAGCCCAGATCAAAACAGTCTGCCGGCATCTGCATATTCCGCTGCAGAGCGGTGATGACGATATTCTCAAAATGATGAACAGGAAGTATACCACATTTGAATTTTCGCGCCTGGTTGGGGCAATCAGGGGCCAGATCCCGGAGATAGCGGTAACTACTGATGTAATAACCGGTTTTCCGGGGGAAACAGATGAACACTTTGAAAATACCTATGAGTTCATTAAAGATGTTGGATTCAGCAGAACTCATGTTTTTAAATACTCCCCCAGAAAGGGTACGCCTGCAGCCGGATTTCCCGGGCAGGTTACGGCAGAGGCCAAGGATTTGAGGAGCAGAAGACTGATTGCCCTTGACCGGGAAAACCAGAAAAAGTTTGCTGCAAGGTTTATCGGCAGCAACCTGGAAGTTCTGGCTGAAGAAATGGCTGACAGGGATAATGATTTGTGGGAAGGCCTTACTGATACTTATATCAGGGTAATGTTCAAGAGCAGTGACGATATCAGGGGCAAACTTGTTGATGTCAGGGCAGTGAAGCTGAAAGGTGCTAACCTGCTGGCCAGGATGCGGATTTAA
- a CDS encoding 16S rRNA (uracil(1498)-N(3))-methyltransferase: MARFFVSEVLAGQKTTAIKGPDLRHISRVLRLGPGDKIEIADAGGREFDAEIREITGKEVICDIIAERATATEAPLEVVLYQGLPKGDKLDLVIQKSTELGVSRIVPVICERTIVRLDQRKAAARHTRWQRVAEEAAKQSRRMVVPVVAEPLAFVDAVAEITPDVLGIMPWEEERLVGIKDVLRGNKITGKKAAVFIGPEGGFTPEEARLSRNAGVLPVSLGPRIMRTETAGIVAAAIILYELGDLGGVSNG; the protein is encoded by the coding sequence ATGGCGCGTTTCTTTGTTTCCGAAGTTTTGGCAGGTCAAAAAACCACTGCTATCAAAGGCCCTGATTTGAGACATATCAGTAGAGTCCTGCGCTTAGGCCCCGGGGACAAGATAGAGATAGCTGATGCCGGCGGCAGGGAGTTTGATGCTGAAATTCGGGAAATTACCGGCAAAGAGGTAATTTGTGATATAATTGCAGAAAGAGCAACTGCCACAGAAGCGCCTCTGGAGGTCGTTTTGTACCAGGGACTTCCCAAGGGGGATAAGCTGGACCTGGTTATTCAAAAAAGCACCGAATTAGGTGTGAGCCGGATTGTTCCCGTAATCTGTGAGCGGACAATTGTAAGACTTGACCAAAGGAAGGCTGCCGCCAGGCATACCCGATGGCAGAGGGTTGCCGAGGAAGCGGCTAAACAGTCACGCCGCATGGTTGTTCCGGTGGTTGCAGAACCCCTCGCATTTGTCGATGCTGTTGCGGAAATCACTCCAGATGTTTTAGGAATAATGCCCTGGGAAGAGGAACGATTGGTAGGCATAAAAGACGTCCTGAGAGGTAATAAGATAACTGGGAAAAAGGCAGCAGTATTTATTGGCCCTGAGGGGGGATTTACTCCGGAGGAGGCCAGGCTGTCGCGGAATGCCGGGGTTCTGCCGGTCTCTTTGGGACCTCGCATCATGCGGACTGAAACTGCCGGGATAGTGGCTGCAGCCATTATTTTATATGAACTTGGGGATCTGGGAGGCGTGTCAAATGGCTAA
- the prmA gene encoding 50S ribosomal protein L11 methyltransferase codes for MDWREIAIETEPDAVEAVSAILIDCGAGGVSIEDPYLVKRQIAEKIWDAYEFPQDMLNRESVLVKSYLSVDSRLEERVGRIRERLRQLDSDFFPGAIRGMGFSQVQEEDWANSWKAYYKPVNIGRRIVIKPTWEDYHQKPGELVIALDPGMAFGTGTHPTTVMCIRFLEDIIQGGETVLDIGTGSGILSIAAGLLGAGEVWAVDFDPVAVTVAAENVTLNGLEDKIKVMEGNLLDGVTGQADILTANIVADVIIRICPDANRVLKNGGVFVASGIIGTRSEEVFEAARGAGFVIKEVSREGEWVSFRAVRED; via the coding sequence ATGGACTGGCGGGAAATTGCTATAGAAACAGAGCCGGATGCTGTGGAAGCAGTTTCCGCAATACTTATCGACTGCGGCGCCGGAGGAGTGTCGATAGAGGATCCTTATCTGGTTAAGCGGCAGATAGCCGAAAAAATTTGGGATGCTTACGAATTTCCACAGGATATGTTAAACCGGGAATCTGTCCTGGTAAAATCTTATCTGTCTGTTGACAGCAGGCTTGAAGAGAGGGTGGGCCGGATTCGTGAACGGCTGAGGCAGCTTGACAGTGATTTTTTTCCGGGCGCCATCAGGGGAATGGGATTTTCGCAGGTACAGGAAGAAGATTGGGCCAATTCATGGAAGGCATATTATAAGCCGGTAAATATTGGCAGGAGGATTGTAATCAAACCAACGTGGGAAGATTATCATCAGAAGCCGGGTGAACTTGTGATTGCACTTGACCCCGGAATGGCTTTTGGGACCGGGACCCATCCGACCACAGTTATGTGTATCAGATTTTTGGAGGACATTATCCAGGGTGGGGAAACGGTTTTGGATATTGGGACAGGTTCAGGAATTCTTTCCATTGCTGCCGGACTCCTGGGTGCGGGAGAGGTCTGGGCAGTGGATTTTGACCCGGTTGCGGTAACTGTGGCTGCCGAAAACGTGACTCTAAACGGTCTGGAGGACAAAATCAAGGTAATGGAAGGAAATCTTCTGGACGGGGTAACCGGCCAGGCAGACATCCTGACAGCGAACATTGTGGCCGATGTGATTATACGTATATGTCCTGATGCTAACCGGGTTCTGAAAAATGGCGGGGTTTTTGTGGCTTCCGGGATAATCGGCACTCGTTCTGAAGAGGTTTTTGAAGCTGCCCGGGGAGCGGGCTTTGTAATCAAAGAGGTCAGCCGGGAGGGTGAATGGGTGTCATTTCGGGCTGTCAGGGAGGACTAA